The sequence GGCATCGAGGAAGTCCATGTCAATACCAACCTGCTGAGGCCAATACAAGTACAAGTTGACCCCGAGTTCCAGAGAGTGCGGTCAGATGAGAAAGAGCAGATTAAGGCTCTCAACAACAAATTTGCGTCATTCATCGATAAGGTGAGTCCCTGTTCTCTTTTTTACTTGTTACCTGGGAAGGGAGAAATATAAggggtgctgctctgcctgtgtgAGTCATGGGGACACCTTTACATTGCATCTTCTCTCCCCAAAAATCACAGCGTTGGCTAGATTCCCTTGTGCTGGTGTGAAGTTCTTAATAGCTTGCTATAAACGCCGCTGCATGAATCACTTACATTTAGCCCTAGGATAAGTATCTCTTGAGTTGCCCTTTGTGGCAGGACAATAACAAGCTACTGGGATGTCACTGACCATTAACTCGCTTCTCTTTGGAGGAAAAGGGTTTCTGCATGGCTAGTAATATTCTGGTGCCTGGGAACTGTTGATGCAAGCAAGGAAAATGGGTAATGGACTTGGACATCCTTgatgtgttctgtttttttctcaagcaaagcaaaatgttgcatttctccaaaaacaaattacttcttTGCTTGGACGTCCTCGCCTCTTTCAGGTGGCCAGTGACCCCCACATCTTTCTTCTTTACCTCTTTCTTGGTTTACACTACAATACTTTTACCTCTGTCTGCAGTcttgtcttctctttcatttctacTCACAGACACCGGAACAGAACAGCCACAAAAACACTTCCACCCACGCAGACCTGACATGTGCCTTTGTCTGGGTGGTGACATGTGCCTCTGCATAGGGTGGAAGATTGTGTTATTTGTTACACGTGAAGACTTAAGGGCTCCTTGTATTACCCTACAAAAAAGCTGTTGGTTACACCCAGAAGTTTTAGTTATGCTTAGTCCTGAAAAATAGGAGCGTCTttgattctctttttttcattattattttttgaaaacttctgGATGTCAGCTTCCAGGTTATAACCTGTTCGGTGTCCCAGCTGAAGAGATGCTATCCCTCTGGTTTCCAAAAATACCAGCTCTGCATGTTATAGGTCTTTCTGACCTTCTTCTCTAAGGCAAGGTATATCTAGGAAGAGAGTGGTCCTGTGTGGTCTTCTGAGAGGGAGCTAACTCTTCTCATGTATTTGGGTGTCTAAGGTACTTCAGAAACAGATGAAGTCTCCCTCCACCCCAATCATCCCCCTAAATGTTGTGCATTTAAGAGATGAAAAGCTAGCAAAGATGTCAGTATCAGCTTTAAGAAGCAGCAGTAAAATCATATCCTTCTTCTGCAACACATTGGGAAAAAAGAGGTGGCCCCGCTTTAGTCTAAGCTGTCTCCTGTGTTGGTACCAGCGTTACTACAGTTGGTCCCACCTGACGAAACCTCTAGATGTTACTGCATTGGAAATATTAATTAGGATTTGTTTTGCTGTAGGGACTAATGCTGATGTTGGTGTTTCCCCCAGTGTTTTCCAGTGGCTGAGACGCTCTTCTGCTTTGCCTTGCAGGTTCAATGTCTTGAGCGGCAGAACCAGGCTCTGATGGCCAAATGGgaacttctgcagcagcaaagcaccCGAccagaagagagcagaaatatCACCTCTTTCTTCCAATCCTACATCAGTAACCTGCAGAGGCAGCTAGAAATGCTCCAGAACCAGAAAGAGCAGCTGGATCCGGAAGCATATAATATGCTTCAGCTTGTTGAAGACTATAGAAAGAGGTGAATAATCACAAGTTTGGGAAAAAGCATACTGGAATTTTCCAAGGCAATACTAATCATGCCCTGGGATGGCACAGCTTAGCTTCAGACCTTCAAGAGTTTTGTAGCCATTATAGCACTGTTCTGCAGTAGGTTCATTACGGGACTTGACTTTGACACTGGAAGACTAAAGCAGATTTTGTGAGGGTGTAGAAGCCAGAACAGTAAGAGGAAAATCAAAGGCCTTGTAGATCTATTCCACTCTTCTCTCCTCTTGTCCTCCATCgtgcccttcctcccccaggCAATGAGTAACCCAGGACTCCTCACTCCTGCTGGTAGTTGTGGAGTTGTGGTCAGCCTGGacagtggggaggggagggacagAGCTGAGCAGTGGGGTCAAGTTGGGAAGAGTCGTCACCTCTTCTGGCTTAGCTGCACCCAAAAGATAATATATGtccacagctctgaaaaatggGAAGTTTAGTTCAGAATTACAGGGGTGTTAGAACTGATCTATATTATGTTACTATATTATGATCTATATTATATCACATTTTGTTGGCTAATTTAACATATAGTTTTGCAGAGGGTTTGCAATTGCCTTTGTAGTTGCTAGAAATTGCAGTTAAATGAAAACTTGACACATTCCCTTTTTGGATGATTCTCTTTGGTTTCTGATCCACTTGACTGAAAAAGTAAGATGGgtaattctatttctttttctatttcttttctctgttgcaaCAGATTCGAGGATGAGATCAACAAGCGCGCCTCTAAAGAAGAGGAGTTTGTGGAGCTTAAAAAGGTGAAGTAATCCAAGACACTGAGCtaaatcaaagcaaataaagaaataaagcaataattGGATGGCTGCTGAGGTTTCCAAAAGCAAGGTCTTTGCTTAAATTTGTCTAACTTCCCTCTGTCTGAAGTCATTGAAAACCTGAGCTTTTTACTGCAAGACTGGCAAGAAATCATTTCCTCTAGAGACTGAATTGGTCCTTTGTAAGATGAATATCTAAAAAGTGCTGGTCTTTCTCTATTCACTCAATCACAACCTAGGTGAGACATCGTTATTAGGGGTTAAATAATGTCTATAGATGGCTTAGAtaggagaacagaaaatttaGACAACTTTTTATTAGAAGAATTAATGAAATCTATGTTTctacatttttgcattttctccagGAACGCATTTATTGCCACAGCTATTTTGCTTATTGCCAAgccattcttttcttctaagacttaaaaacttttcctttgttccaattgcttttcaaatgaaatctgAGACTCATGGGCCATTATTTGACTCCAGGAATGAAGGCTTTAAAGAAACGTACCAAGTCTTGCAAGAATTGCACTTCAGTGGAGAATATGGatcaaagaaatagaaatatgccTATGGCTTTTTTTACAGGAACTGGACAGTGCTTACATGGGAAAAATGGAGTTTGATGTTCGGGTGGAAATACTGAGGCAGCAGCTTGAGTTCCTCAGATGCTTACATGAAGCTGTGAGTACACTTCTCAGACTAAAAACTTACCCTCAGGTCTTGAAGGACATGTATCTTTTGGAAGGTCCCAGAAATTTTGGCCGAACAGGACTTTTTGGGGTGTAGAGTGGATCATCCTTGGCCTTTGATCTTATAAAGTCCTTTTTAATCTGTGAGTGAAAAGGGGGTCTAGTGTGCCACGAAGGCTGGAAGAGACacttgaaaattaaaactgGTGATGGAACAATAGGACTTGGGGGATGCAGGTAGGGAAGTTCCAGTGGGTAACTGGCCAGAGGGTCCCATTTCTTTCCACATAACACAACCTGGACTGATCACATGGACTGTTAAAATccaaaatcttgtttttcttgcaggagctgtcccagctgcaaaCAGTAGCTGGCAACGCCAATGTCATTCTGTCTGTGGACAACCATAGAGAACTGAACATGGATGGCATCATTGAAGAAGTCAGGCAGGAGTATGAGACAATTGCTCAGAGAGGCAAAGCTGAAGTAGATGCCATGTATCGGGGAAGGGTGAGTAGCCATCAACAAGATATGAAGGCAAGTCTGTCTGCTcaatggaaaagaaaccaaaaatatcTGTTCTCTTCTCTGCACATCAGTACCAGGACCTTCAGAACATGTGGGTAAATCAACGTGAGCAACTGAGGAACAGTTATCAGGAAATCCAGGAACTTACCAGGCAGATCCAAAGACTACAACCAGAAACTGaaattgcaaggaaaaaggTAAAGCTGATACTTCCCAACATGACAAAACTATTTAAGTCACTTTTACATGGGGACTCAGTGTAGTATAAGGTAGCCTGTCCTGTGGAGGCAAACATAGAGATGAtgttttctcttcaaaatgaaGCAGATTTAGATTTTGGCTGTCCACCTTGGGATTTATTTGGGTTAATTTGCCCAGTCTAATGTATTTTCTGAGTTCTGTCATTGAGGCAGGTCTTTTAATTTCCAAGGACTGCCAGAAGGGTTTGAAAATCCCAGTCCCATAGAAGGGAAGTGGGCACATTCTGTTTGTGCCCTCTGCAGAATGCCAGCCTCCAAGAAACCATTAAAGATGCTGAGCAGCGTGGGAGCTCTGCCATCAAAGACGGCCAGCAAAAGCTTCAGGAGTTGGAAACTGCCCTGCAGCAGGCCAAAGATGATCTCGCTCGCCTTCTTCATGATTATCAGGAGCTCCTGAATGTGAAAGTGGCCCTGGATATTGAAATTGCCATGTATAGATCACTccttgaggaggaggagaccaGGTAGGTACAAACTATTCATCCTGGATAGAAGCACCTGTACAAAGCACTGTGTCCCATTCTTCGATCTATCACTTAGATCTCCAGGATGAATTGCTGCCTGGAAGAAGTGACCTCTTTCATTGGCTTACTGATAGAGCCTAGCCTGACTTTTACTTTTATTGGATGCATTATATCAATGTCACTTTTCCTTCACAGGATACAGGAAGGCTCACCAGCCACAATCTGTAAGTATCTCAAGGCTTTGCTTGGCTTTTTGAAGAGCACTCTTACTGTTTTGCTGTCTGTGGTACTTAACACCTACTATCAGAACAACCTATCTTAGTTCCCTAGGGAAATGGAGCAAATGGTAGTCTcttgtgagtgtgtgtgtgtgtgcatacacgTGTACATGCGTTAATATGTCAACATTGAGCTACTGACTTTGGAATTTATTGGCTAATTTCAACCAAATTTGTAGGAAATGGGAAAAACCTCACTTATTCTATAGGTCTATGTGGTACATGtaagaactgaaggaaaaaaaatctagtcctAAAATTTGTGGAAATAGGAGGCCAgataaaggagagagaaactgTACTCATGGGCTTCTTTAAGGAAGGGCTGCATTGAGTGTTCATGTACGGAGTAAGACGTAAGTCATGTTAAAGATAAGCGAATAAAGCCAGACTTATGTGAGAAAACATCTCAAAGGTACATCTACTAAGAAAGATTCTTGTTCCCCTTTTCAAAGACATGACTAAGAAGACTAGATTAGGTACAGCGATGGCCACAGATAAGTACTTATATCAGTTGTGCTTATAATCTTTTTGGGTAAAAAGAATAAGGTGCACataatttcatcttttcttgCAGGTGTCATTGACCACAATGCGAGTGCTACTGGAGTCTTTGGAGTAGGATCTGGAGGCttgaaaagagggaaagggggaCTGAGCACTGGCGGTGGCAGCAAGAACAGAGGGAAAGGGTCGAtctgtggagaaggaaaaggcagaagctCTACACAATGGGGATCCAGCTGTGGCAGTGGCCGATGCAGTCCTCACAGTGGAGGCctgagctctggcagtggcagcagctctggcaggagaggctccatgtctggaggtggaggaggaggaagctcggGCAGTGGAGGATCGAGCTCTGGCAGTGGCGGGTCCatctgtggaggaggaggaggaggaggctcagggtatggaggaggaggaagctcggGCAGTGGAGGCTCCATGTCTGGAGGTGGCCACAGCTCTGGAGGATGGGGAtccagctctggcagtggccGATGCAGTCCTCACAGTGGAGGCctgagctctggcagtggcagcagctctggcaggagaggctccatgtctggaggtggaggaggaggaagctcagGTCATGGAGGATCGAGCTCTGGCAGTGGTGGGTCCatctgtggaggaggaggaggaggaggctcagggtatggaggaggaggaagctcggGCAGTGGAGGATTGAGCTCTGGCAGTGGCGGGTCCatctgtggaggaggaggaggaggaggctcagggtatggaggaggaggaagctcggGCAGTGGAGGCTCCATGTCTGGAGGTGGCCACAGCTCTGGAGGATGGGGAtccagctctggcagtggccGATGCAGTCCTCACAGTGGAGGCCTGAGCTCTGGCACTGGCAGCGGCTCTGGCAGGAGAGGCTCCATgtctggaggtggaggaggaggaagctcagGTCATGGAGGATCGAGCTCTGGCAGTGGCGGGTCCatctgtggaggaggaggaggatcaggttatggaggagaaggctcagggtatggaggaggaggaagctcggGCAGTGGAGGCTCCATGTCTGGAGGTGGCCACAGCTCTGGAGGATGGGGAtccagctctggcagtggccGATGCAGTCCTCACAGTGGAGGCctgagctctggcagtggcagcagctctggcaggagaggctccatgtctggaggtggaggaggaggaagctcggGCAGTGGAGGATCGAGCTCTGGCAGTGGCGGGTCCatctgtggaggaggaggaggatcaggttatggaggagaaggctcagggtatggaggaggaggaagctcggGCAGTGGAGGCTCCATGTCTGGAGGTGGCCACAGCTCTGGAGGATGGGGAtccagctctggcagtggccGATGCAGTCCTCACAGTGGAGGCctgagctctggcagtggcagcagctctggcaggagaggctccatgtctggaggtggaggaggaggaagctcggGCAGTGGAGGATCGAGCTCTGGCAGTGGCGGGTCCAtgtctggaggaggaggaggaggaggctcagggtatggaggaggaggaagctcggGCAGTGGAGGCTCCATGTCTGGAGGTGGCCACAGCTCTGGAGGATGGGGAtccagctctggcagtggccGATGCAGTCCTCACAGTGGAGGCctgagctctggcagtggcagcagctctggcaggagaggctccatgtctggaggtggaggaggaggaagctcggGCAGTGGAGGCTCCATGTCTGGAGGCGGCCACAGCTCTGGAGGATGGGGAtccagctctggcagtggccGATGCAGTCCTCACAGTGGAGGCctgagctctggcagtggcagcagctctggcaggagaggctccatgtctggaggtggaggaggaggaagctcggGCAGTGGAGGATCGAGCTCTGGCAGTGGCGGGTCCatctgtggaggaggaggaggaggaggctcagggtatggaggaggaggaagctcggGCAGTGGAGGCTCCATGTCTGGAGGTGGCCACAGCTCTGGAGGATGGGGAtccagctctggcagtggccGATGCAGTCCTCACAGTGGAGGCctgagctctggcagtggcagcagctctggcaggagaggctccatgtctggaggtggaggaggaggaagctcggGCAGTGGAGGATCGAGCTCTGGCAGTGGCGGGTCCatctgtggaggaggaggaggaggaggctcagggtatggaggaggaggaagctcggGCAGTGGAGGCTCCATGTCTGGAGGTGGCCACAGCTCTGGAGGATGGGGAtccagctctggcagtggccGATGCAGTCCTCACAGTGGAGGCctgagctctggcagtggcagcagctctggcaggagaggctccatgtctggaggtggaggaggaggaagctcggGCAGTGGAGGCTCCATGTCTGGAGGCGGCCACAGCTCTGGAGGATGGGGAtccagctctggcagtggccGATGCAGTCCTCACAGTGGAGGCctgagctctggcagtggcagcagctctggcaggagaggctccatgtctggaggtggaggaggaggaagctcagGTCAGTGGAGGATCGAGCTCTGGCAGTGGCGGGTCCatctgtggaggaggaggaggaggaggctcagggtatggaggaggaggaagctcggGCAGTGGAGGCTCCATGTCTGGAGGTGGCCACAGCTCTGGAGGATGGGGAtccagctctggcagtggccGATGCAGTCCTCACAGTGGAGGCctgagctctggcagtggcagcatgtctggaggaggaggaggctccatgtctggaggtggaggaggaggaagctcggGCAGTGGAGGCTCCATGTCTGGAGGTGGCCACAGCTCTGGAGGATGGGGAtccagctctggcagtggccGATGCAGTCCTCACAGTGGAGGCctgagctctggcagtggcagcagctctggcaggagaggctccatgtctggaggtggaggaggaggaagctcggGCAGTGGAGGATCGAGCTCTGGCAGTGGCGGGTCCatctgtggaggaggaggaggaggaggctcagggtatggaggaggaggaagctcggGCAGTGGAGGCTCCATGTCTGGAGGTGGCCACAGCTCTGGAGGATGGGGAtccagctctggcagtggccGATGCAGTCCTCACAGTGGAGGCctgagctctggcagtggcagcagctctggcaggagaggctccatgtctggaggtggaggaggaggaagctcagGTCATGGAGGATCGAGCTCTGGCAGTGGCGGGTCCAtgtctggaggaggaggaggctcagggtatggaggaggaggaagctcggGCAGTGGAGGCTCCATGTCTGGAGGTGGCCACAGCTCTGGAGGATGGGGAtccagctctggcagtggccGATGCAGTCCTCACAGTGGAGGCctgagctctggcagtggcagcagctctggcaggagaggctccatgtctggaggtggaggaggaggaagctcggGCAGTGGAGGATCGAGCTCTGGCAGTGGCGGGTCCatctgtggaggaggaggaggaggaggctcagggtatggaggaggaggaagctcggGCAGTGGAGGCTCCATGTCTGGAGGTGGCCACAGCTCTGGAGGATGGGGAtccagctctggcagtggccGATGCAGTCCTCACAGTGGAGGCctgagctctggcagtggcagcagctctggcaggagaggctccatgtctggaggtggaggaggaggaagctcagGTCATGGAGGATCGAGCTCTGGCAGTGGCGGGTCCAtgtctggaggaggaggaggctcagggtatggaggaggaggaagctcggGCAGTGGAGGCTCCATGTCTGGAGGTGGCCACAGCTCTGGAGAATGGGGAtccagctctggcagtggccGATGCAGTCCTCACAGTGGAGGCctgagctctggcagtggcagcagctctggcaggagaggctccatgtctggaggtggaggaggaggaagctcagGTCATGGAGGATCGAGCTCTGGCAGTGGCGGGTCCAtgtctggaggaggaggaggaggaggctcagggtatggaggaggaggaagctcggGCAGTGGAGGCTCCATGTCTGGAGGTGGCCACAGCTCTGGAGGATGGGGAtccagctctggcagtggccGATGCAGTCCTCACAGTGGAGGCctgagctctggcagtggcagcagctctggcaggagaggctccatgtctggaggtggaggaggaggaagctcggGCAGTGGAGGATCGAGCTCTGGCAGTGGCGGGTCCatctgtggaggaggaggaggaggaggctcagggtatggaggaggaggaagctcggGCAGTGGAGGCTCCATGTCTGGAGGTGGCCACAGCTCTGGAGGATGGGGAtccagctctggcagtggccGATGCAGTCCTCACAGTGGAGGCctgagctctggcagtggcagcagctctggcaggagaggctccatgtctggaggtggaggaggaggaagctcagGTCATGGAGGATCGAGCTCTGGCAGTGGCGGGTCCAtgtctggaggaggaggaggctcagggtacggaggaggaggaagctcggGCAGTGGAGGATCGAGCTCTGGCAGTGGCGGGTCCAtgtctggaggaggaggaggctcagggtatggaggaggaggaagctcggGCAGTGGAGGCTCCATGTCTGCAGGCGGCCACAGCTCTGGAGGATGGGGAtccagctctggcagtggccGATGCAGTCCTCACAGTGGAGGCctgagctctggcagtggcagcagctctggcaggagaggctccatgtctggaggtggaggaggaggaagctcggGCAGTGGAGGATCGAGCTCTGGCAGTGGCGGGTCCatctgtggaggaggaggaggaggaggctcagggtatggaggaggaggaagctcggGCAGTGGAGGCTCCATGTCTGGAGGTGGCCACAGCTCTGGAGGATGGGGAtccagctctggcagtggccGATGCAGTCCTCACAGTGGAGGCCTGAGCTCTGGcactggcagcagctctggcaggagaggctccatgtctggaggtggaggaggaggaagctcagGTCAGTGGAGGATCGAGCTCTGGCAGTGGCGGGTCCatctgtggaggaggaggaggaggaggctcagggtatggaggaggaggaagctcggGCAGTGGAGGCTCCATGTCTGGAGGTGGCCACAGCTCTGGAGGATGGGGAtccagctctggcagtggccGATGCAGTCCTCACAGTGGAGGCctgagctctggcagtggcagcagctctggcaggagaggctccatgtctggaggtggaggaggaggaagctcagGTCATGGAGGATCGAGCTCTGGCAGTGGCGGGTCCatctgtggaggaggaggaggaggaggctcagggtatggaggaggaggaagctcggGCAGTGGAGGCTCCATGTCTGGAGGTGGCCACAGCTCTGGAGGATGGGGAtccagctctggcagtggccGATGCAGTCCTCACAGTGGAGGCctgagctctg comes from Ciconia boyciana chromosome 27, ASM3463844v1, whole genome shotgun sequence and encodes:
- the LOC140644413 gene encoding LOW QUALITY PROTEIN: keratin, type II cytoskeletal 8-like (The sequence of the model RefSeq protein was modified relative to this genomic sequence to represent the inferred CDS: substituted 1 base at 1 genomic stop codon); translation: METNSSRTYKGEVPSPPPEELRILHSHFSSCFTTFTTCSLVFSXRSESDAMSQHFSRFGDGNFSSSSAHCGTLGGGRSSSTVSHCEDNRGEARYSGYGYGYGSRSLHNLGGFRNVFTGGGYGGEGRGYGRCLGFGGRMHLDRGFGRRGYFVGAFQGGEAGLGSMCGRSSGREVLGGGLGRSTFGEQGAGQGFGQAGISRGIEEVHVNTNLLRPIQVQVDPEFQRVRSDEKEQIKALNNKFASFIDKVQCLERQNQALMAKWELLQQQSTRPEESRNITSFFQSYISNLQRQLEMLQNQKEQLDPEAYNMLQLVEDYRKRFEDEINKRASKEEEFVELKKELDSAYMGKMEFDVRVEILRQQLEFLRCLHEAELSQLQTVAGNANVILSVDNHRELNMDGIIEEVRQEYETIAQRGKAEVDAMYRGRYQDLQNMWVNQREQLRNSYQEIQELTRQIQRLQPETEIARKKNASLQETIKDAEQRGSSAIKDGQQKLQELETALQQAKDDLARLLHDYQELLNVKVALDIEIAMYRSLLEEEETR